One Vicugna pacos chromosome 12, VicPac4, whole genome shotgun sequence genomic window carries:
- the IL26 gene encoding interleukin-26 isoform X2, with the protein MRVNCIMRSGLLFVTVSLAIAKLQQSSFAQSCYPRGTLSQAVDTLYVKATWLKATIPEDRIKNIRLLKKKTKKLFMKNCRFQEQLLSFFMEDVFGQLQLQVCKEIDFVEDFHSLRQKLSRCVSMYSKYGLWWNKRPQMAATSIYGPKGVTVASCFSARLSKISCVSSAREMKSITRLKRTFYEIGNKGIYKAISELDILLSWIKQFLESIK; encoded by the exons ATGCGGGTGAACTGCATTATGAGGTCTGGGTTGCTgtttgtcactgtgtctcttgcCATTGCCAAGCTCCAGCAATCTTCCTTCGCCCAAAGCTGTTACCCAAGAGGAACACTGTCCCAAGCTGTTGATACCCTCTATGTCAAGGCAACATGGCTCAAAGCAACAATTCCA GAAGACCGCATAAAAAATATAcgattattaaaaaagaaaacaaaaaagctatTTATG aaaaactgCAGATTCCAAGAACAGCTTCTGTCTTTCTTCATGGAAGATGTTTTTGGTCAACTCCAGTTACAAGTTTGCAAGGAAATAGACTTTGTGGAAGATTTTCACAGCCTTAGGCAGAAATTGAGCCGCTGTGTAAGTATGTACAGCAAATATG gcttgtGGTGGAACAAACGCCCCCAAATGGCTGCCACCAGCATCTATGGCCCTAAGGGTGTCACAGTTGCCTCCTGCTTCTCTGCGAGACTCTCCAAG ATTTCCTGTGTTTCATCAGCTAGAGAGATGAAATCCATTACCAGGTTGAAAAGAACATTTTATGAG ATTGGAAACAAAGGAATCTACAAAGCCATCAGTGAGCTGGATATTCTTCTTTCCTGGATTAAACAATTCCTGGAAAGCATTAAGTAA
- the IL26 gene encoding interleukin-26 isoform X1 — MRVNCIMRSGLLFVTVSLAIAKLQQSSFAQSCYPRGTLSQAVDTLYVKATWLKATIPEDRIKNIRLLKKKTKKLFMKNCRFQEQLLSFFMEDVFGQLQLQVCKEIDFVEDFHSLRQKLSRCISCVSSAREMKSITRLKRTFYEIGNKGIYKAISELDILLSWIKQFLESIK; from the exons ATGCGGGTGAACTGCATTATGAGGTCTGGGTTGCTgtttgtcactgtgtctcttgcCATTGCCAAGCTCCAGCAATCTTCCTTCGCCCAAAGCTGTTACCCAAGAGGAACACTGTCCCAAGCTGTTGATACCCTCTATGTCAAGGCAACATGGCTCAAAGCAACAATTCCA GAAGACCGCATAAAAAATATAcgattattaaaaaagaaaacaaaaaagctatTTATG aaaaactgCAGATTCCAAGAACAGCTTCTGTCTTTCTTCATGGAAGATGTTTTTGGTCAACTCCAGTTACAAGTTTGCAAGGAAATAGACTTTGTGGAAGATTTTCACAGCCTTAGGCAGAAATTGAGCCGCTGT ATTTCCTGTGTTTCATCAGCTAGAGAGATGAAATCCATTACCAGGTTGAAAAGAACATTTTATGAG ATTGGAAACAAAGGAATCTACAAAGCCATCAGTGAGCTGGATATTCTTCTTTCCTGGATTAAACAATTCCTGGAAAGCATTAAGTAA